A DNA window from Arachis duranensis cultivar V14167 chromosome 3, aradu.V14167.gnm2.J7QH, whole genome shotgun sequence contains the following coding sequences:
- the LOC107480085 gene encoding oxysterol-binding protein-related protein 1B-like isoform X1 — METSTASFRSLGSFSSDRIDSARFSRSNTIAADEYRLGEIIENNNNYDNGITISGMLYKWVNYAQGWRPRWFILEDGVLSYYKMETHNLLLTPXXXXXXVGQESLRRFPADIRCTSRQSQPQPEQPLGQFHLRVCTARENKSDGKRFCVYTGTKKKIHLKAENKEDRATWLEALQVVKNSTIHNSNTFFSPRSSSSVVVTTHRLRQRLLEEGLTEAAIQDSEDIMRTELSHVLNNNHLHVLDTTEDIDLENPHIKSKSQNSRDDANSYRTTYDNNSEGSVSDRDAFFDTFDILSTCSESSTGFQPYRFGLDLEHEDVSRRKKLPDPVEKDKGVSLWSIIKDNIGKDLTRICLPVYFNEPLSSLQKCLEDLEYSYLLDQAYAWGKMGNNVMRMICVAAFAVSGYACTDGRTCKPFNPLLGETYEALYPEKGIRFISEKVSHHPMILACHCEGRGWTIWGDSNLKSKFWGRSIHLDPVGVITLQFDDGDVFQWSKVTTAIYNLILGKLYCDHYGTMRIKGNRDYSCMLKFKEQSIIERNPHQVRGVVEDKEGKKVATVYGKWNESLQYEILENSSKGEVEGSNESSKSHLIWKKSEPSEYQTRYNLTKFAITLNEITPELKEKLPPTDSRLRPDQRCLENGEYEKANAEKLRLEQRQRQARKVQEKGWNPRWFAMDKNSHTYCYVGGYWEAREKGNWEACHDIFGQLPTNDTDTDIDK; from the exons ATGGAAACCTCAACGGCGTCGTTCCGATCCCTTGGCAGCTTCAGCAGCGACCGCATCGATTCGGCGCGGTTCTCCCGCAGCAACACGATAGCCGCCGATGAATACCGTTTGGGCGAGAtcattgaaaataataataattatgataATGGAATAACAATATCTGGAATGCTGTACAAATGGGTGAACTACGCTCAAGGGTGGAGGCCACGGTGGTTCATTCTCGAGGATGGTGTCTTGTCTTATTACAAGATGGAGACACATAACCTGCTTCTCACCCCCTNNNNNNNNNNNNNNNTCGTCGGCCAAGAGTCTCTCCGTCGCTTCCCCGCCGATATCCGTTGCACTTCCCGCCAATCCCAACCCCAACCGGAACAACCCCTTGGCCAGTTCCATCTCAGG GTGTGTACGGCACGAGAGAACAAATCAGATGGGAAGAGGTTTTGTGTGTACACGGGGACAAAGAAAAAGATCCATTTGAAGGCAGAAAACAAGGAGGACCGTGCAACCTGGCTCGAGGCCCTGCAGGTCGTCAAGAACAGCACCATTCATAATagtaatacttttttttctcctcGTTCTTCTTCGTCAGTGGTGGTTACCACCCACAGGTTGAGGCAGCGCCTCTTGGAGGAGGGTCTTACTGAGGCTGCTATCCAGGACAGTGAGGACATTATGAGAACTGAGCTATCACATGTTCTCAATAACAATCACTTGCATGTATTGGACACG ACAGAAGATATTGACTTGGAAAACCCACACATTAAAAGCAAAAGTCAGAACTCAAGGGATGATGCCAATTCCTATCGAACCACATATGACAATAACAGTG AAGGAAGTGTTAGTGACCGTGATGCATTCTTTGATACGTTTGATATTCTTTCAACATGTTCTGAGAGTAGCACTGGATTTCAGCCTTATAGATTCGGCCTTGATTTGGAACATGAGGATGTTAGTCGACGAAAGAAGTTACCTGatcctgttgaaaaagataaaggaGTCAGTTTGTGGTCAATAATAAAGGATAATATCGGGAAGGACCTTACAAGAATCTGTCTGCCGGTTTATTTCAATGAACCCCTCTCTTCATTGCAGAAATGTCTTGAAGATTTGGAGTATTCTTACCTTCTAGACCAAGCATATGCTTGGGGCAAAATG GGTAACAATGTCATGAGGATGATATGTGTGGCTGCATTTGCGGTTTCAGGGTATGCTTGCACTGATGGCAGGACTTGCAAACCATTCAATCCACTCTTGGGTGAGACATATGAGGCATTGTACCCAGAAAAAGGCATTCGCTTTATATCTGAGAAG GTCAGTCATCACCCAATGATATTAGCATGCCATTGTGAGGGAAGAGGATGGACAATTTGGGGTGACAGcaatttaaaaagtaaattttggGGTCGTTCAATTCATCTTGATCCTGTTGGTGTAATAACTTTGCAGTTTGATGATGGTGACGTCTTTCAGTGGAGCAAG GTAACAACAGCAATTTACAACCTCATATTAGGAAAACTCTATTGTGACCATTATGGTACAATGAGGATAAAGGGGAACCGCGATTATTCTTGTATGCTTAAATTCAAGGAGCAATCAATCATCGAGAGAAACCCGCACCAG GTACGAGGAGTAGTGGAAGATAAGGAAGGCAAAAAAGTGGCAACTGTGTATGGAAAATGGAATGAAAGCTTGCAGTATGAAATTTTAGAGAATTCTAGTAAAGGAGAAGTAGAAGGGTCTAATGAGTCATCAAAATCACATCTAATATGGAAGAAGAGTGAGCCTTCCGAGTACCAAACAAGATATAACCTTACCAAGTTTGCTATTACACTAAATGAAATCACACCTGAACTAAAG GAGAAGTTGCCACCAACCGATTCAAGATTAAGACCTGACCAAAGGTGTTTGGAGAACGGAGAGTATGAAAAGGCCAATGCTGAGAAGTTACGTTTGGAACAAAGACAACGGCAG GCAAGGAAGGTGCAAGAAAAGGGTTGGAATCCAAGGTGGTTTGCTATGGACAAAAATAGCCATACATACTGTTATGTTGGTGGATACTGGGAAGCTAGAGAAAAGGGCAACTGGGAAGCATGCCATGACATTTTTGGCCAACTACCTACTAATGATACTGATACTGATATTGATAAGTGA
- the LOC107480085 gene encoding oxysterol-binding protein-related protein 1C-like isoform X2: protein METSTASFRSLGSFSSDRIDSARFSRSNTIAADEYRLGEIIENNNNYDNGITISGMLYKWVNYAQGWRPRWFILEDGVLSYYKMETHNLLLTPXXXXXXVGQESLRRFPADIRCTSRQSQPQPEQPLGQFHLRVCTARENKSDGKRFCVYTGTKKKIHLKAENKEDRATWLEALQVVKNSTIHNSNTFFSPRSSSSVVVTTHRLRQRLLEEGLTEAAIQDSEDIMRTELSHVLNNNHLHVLDTVHVIISDYVNHQLVCTIVFTSTTCVFSRQKILTWKTHTLKAKVRTQGMMPIPIEPHMTITVGMLALMAGLANHSIHSWVRHMRHCTQKKAFALYLRSHHPMILACHCEGRGWTIWGDSNLKSKFWGRSIHLDPVGVITLQFDDGDVFQWSKVTTAIYNLILGKLYCDHYGTMRIKGNRDYSCMLKFKEQSIIERNPHQVRGVVEDKEGKKVATVYGKWNESLQYEILENSSKGEVEGSNESSKSHLIWKKSEPSEYQTRYNLTKFAITLNEITPELKEKLPPTDSRLRPDQRCLENGEYEKANAEKLRLEQRQRQARKVQEKGWNPRWFAMDKNSHTYCYVGGYWEAREKGNWEACHDIFGQLPTNDTDTDIDK, encoded by the exons ATGGAAACCTCAACGGCGTCGTTCCGATCCCTTGGCAGCTTCAGCAGCGACCGCATCGATTCGGCGCGGTTCTCCCGCAGCAACACGATAGCCGCCGATGAATACCGTTTGGGCGAGAtcattgaaaataataataattatgataATGGAATAACAATATCTGGAATGCTGTACAAATGGGTGAACTACGCTCAAGGGTGGAGGCCACGGTGGTTCATTCTCGAGGATGGTGTCTTGTCTTATTACAAGATGGAGACACATAACCTGCTTCTCACCCCCTNNNNNNNNNNNNNNNTCGTCGGCCAAGAGTCTCTCCGTCGCTTCCCCGCCGATATCCGTTGCACTTCCCGCCAATCCCAACCCCAACCGGAACAACCCCTTGGCCAGTTCCATCTCAGG GTGTGTACGGCACGAGAGAACAAATCAGATGGGAAGAGGTTTTGTGTGTACACGGGGACAAAGAAAAAGATCCATTTGAAGGCAGAAAACAAGGAGGACCGTGCAACCTGGCTCGAGGCCCTGCAGGTCGTCAAGAACAGCACCATTCATAATagtaatacttttttttctcctcGTTCTTCTTCGTCAGTGGTGGTTACCACCCACAGGTTGAGGCAGCGCCTCTTGGAGGAGGGTCTTACTGAGGCTGCTATCCAGGACAGTGAGGACATTATGAGAACTGAGCTATCACATGTTCTCAATAACAATCACTTGCATGTATTGGACACGGTACATGTCATTATTTCTGATTATGTTAACCATCAATTAGTGTGTACTATTGTATTCACTTCAACCACCTGTGTCTTTTCTAGACAGAAGATATTGACTTGGAAAACCCACACATTAAAAGCAAAAGTCAGAACTCAAGGGATGATGCCAATTCCTATCGAACCACATATGACAATAACAGTG GGTATGCTTGCACTGATGGCAGGACTTGCAAACCATTCAATCCACTCTTGGGTGAGACATATGAGGCATTGTACCCAGAAAAAGGCATTCGCTTTATATCTGAGAAG TCATCACCCAATGATATTAGCATGCCATTGTGAGGGAAGAGGATGGACAATTTGGGGTGACAGcaatttaaaaagtaaattttggGGTCGTTCAATTCATCTTGATCCTGTTGGTGTAATAACTTTGCAGTTTGATGATGGTGACGTCTTTCAGTGGAGCAAG GTAACAACAGCAATTTACAACCTCATATTAGGAAAACTCTATTGTGACCATTATGGTACAATGAGGATAAAGGGGAACCGCGATTATTCTTGTATGCTTAAATTCAAGGAGCAATCAATCATCGAGAGAAACCCGCACCAG GTACGAGGAGTAGTGGAAGATAAGGAAGGCAAAAAAGTGGCAACTGTGTATGGAAAATGGAATGAAAGCTTGCAGTATGAAATTTTAGAGAATTCTAGTAAAGGAGAAGTAGAAGGGTCTAATGAGTCATCAAAATCACATCTAATATGGAAGAAGAGTGAGCCTTCCGAGTACCAAACAAGATATAACCTTACCAAGTTTGCTATTACACTAAATGAAATCACACCTGAACTAAAG GAGAAGTTGCCACCAACCGATTCAAGATTAAGACCTGACCAAAGGTGTTTGGAGAACGGAGAGTATGAAAAGGCCAATGCTGAGAAGTTACGTTTGGAACAAAGACAACGGCAG GCAAGGAAGGTGCAAGAAAAGGGTTGGAATCCAAGGTGGTTTGCTATGGACAAAAATAGCCATACATACTGTTATGTTGGTGGATACTGGGAAGCTAGAGAAAAGGGCAACTGGGAAGCATGCCATGACATTTTTGGCCAACTACCTACTAATGATACTGATACTGATATTGATAAGTGA
- the LOC107480085 gene encoding oxysterol-binding protein-related protein 1C-like isoform X4, which produces METSTASFRSLGSFSSDRIDSARFSRSNTIAADEYRLGEIIENNNNYDNGITISGMLYKWVNYAQGWRPRWFILEDGVLSYYKMETHNLLLTPXXXXXXVGQESLRRFPADIRCTSRQSQPQPEQPLGQFHLRVCTARENKSDGKRFCVYTGTKKKIHLKAENKEDRATWLEALQVVKNSTIHNSNTFFSPRSSSSVVVTTHRLRQRLLEEGLTEAAIQDSEDIMRTELSHVLNNNHLHVLDTKILTWKTHTLKAKVRTQGMMPIPIEPHMTITVGMLALMAGLANHSIHSWVRHMRHCTQKKAFALYLRSHHPMILACHCEGRGWTIWGDSNLKSKFWGRSIHLDPVGVITLQFDDGDVFQWSKVTTAIYNLILGKLYCDHYGTMRIKGNRDYSCMLKFKEQSIIERNPHQVRGVVEDKEGKKVATVYGKWNESLQYEILENSSKGEVEGSNESSKSHLIWKKSEPSEYQTRYNLTKFAITLNEITPELKEKLPPTDSRLRPDQRCLENGEYEKANAEKLRLEQRQRQARKVQEKGWNPRWFAMDKNSHTYCYVGGYWEAREKGNWEACHDIFGQLPTNDTDTDIDK; this is translated from the exons ATGGAAACCTCAACGGCGTCGTTCCGATCCCTTGGCAGCTTCAGCAGCGACCGCATCGATTCGGCGCGGTTCTCCCGCAGCAACACGATAGCCGCCGATGAATACCGTTTGGGCGAGAtcattgaaaataataataattatgataATGGAATAACAATATCTGGAATGCTGTACAAATGGGTGAACTACGCTCAAGGGTGGAGGCCACGGTGGTTCATTCTCGAGGATGGTGTCTTGTCTTATTACAAGATGGAGACACATAACCTGCTTCTCACCCCCTNNNNNNNNNNNNNNNTCGTCGGCCAAGAGTCTCTCCGTCGCTTCCCCGCCGATATCCGTTGCACTTCCCGCCAATCCCAACCCCAACCGGAACAACCCCTTGGCCAGTTCCATCTCAGG GTGTGTACGGCACGAGAGAACAAATCAGATGGGAAGAGGTTTTGTGTGTACACGGGGACAAAGAAAAAGATCCATTTGAAGGCAGAAAACAAGGAGGACCGTGCAACCTGGCTCGAGGCCCTGCAGGTCGTCAAGAACAGCACCATTCATAATagtaatacttttttttctcctcGTTCTTCTTCGTCAGTGGTGGTTACCACCCACAGGTTGAGGCAGCGCCTCTTGGAGGAGGGTCTTACTGAGGCTGCTATCCAGGACAGTGAGGACATTATGAGAACTGAGCTATCACATGTTCTCAATAACAATCACTTGCATGTATTGGACACG AAGATATTGACTTGGAAAACCCACACATTAAAAGCAAAAGTCAGAACTCAAGGGATGATGCCAATTCCTATCGAACCACATATGACAATAACAGTG GGTATGCTTGCACTGATGGCAGGACTTGCAAACCATTCAATCCACTCTTGGGTGAGACATATGAGGCATTGTACCCAGAAAAAGGCATTCGCTTTATATCTGAGAAG TCATCACCCAATGATATTAGCATGCCATTGTGAGGGAAGAGGATGGACAATTTGGGGTGACAGcaatttaaaaagtaaattttggGGTCGTTCAATTCATCTTGATCCTGTTGGTGTAATAACTTTGCAGTTTGATGATGGTGACGTCTTTCAGTGGAGCAAG GTAACAACAGCAATTTACAACCTCATATTAGGAAAACTCTATTGTGACCATTATGGTACAATGAGGATAAAGGGGAACCGCGATTATTCTTGTATGCTTAAATTCAAGGAGCAATCAATCATCGAGAGAAACCCGCACCAG GTACGAGGAGTAGTGGAAGATAAGGAAGGCAAAAAAGTGGCAACTGTGTATGGAAAATGGAATGAAAGCTTGCAGTATGAAATTTTAGAGAATTCTAGTAAAGGAGAAGTAGAAGGGTCTAATGAGTCATCAAAATCACATCTAATATGGAAGAAGAGTGAGCCTTCCGAGTACCAAACAAGATATAACCTTACCAAGTTTGCTATTACACTAAATGAAATCACACCTGAACTAAAG GAGAAGTTGCCACCAACCGATTCAAGATTAAGACCTGACCAAAGGTGTTTGGAGAACGGAGAGTATGAAAAGGCCAATGCTGAGAAGTTACGTTTGGAACAAAGACAACGGCAG GCAAGGAAGGTGCAAGAAAAGGGTTGGAATCCAAGGTGGTTTGCTATGGACAAAAATAGCCATACATACTGTTATGTTGGTGGATACTGGGAAGCTAGAGAAAAGGGCAACTGGGAAGCATGCCATGACATTTTTGGCCAACTACCTACTAATGATACTGATACTGATATTGATAAGTGA
- the LOC107480085 gene encoding oxysterol-binding protein-related protein 1C-like isoform X3 codes for METSTASFRSLGSFSSDRIDSARFSRSNTIAADEYRLGEIIENNNNYDNGITISGMLYKWVNYAQGWRPRWFILEDGVLSYYKMETHNLLLTPXXXXXXVGQESLRRFPADIRCTSRQSQPQPEQPLGQFHLRVCTARENKSDGKRFCVYTGTKKKIHLKAENKEDRATWLEALQVVKNSTIHNSNTFFSPRSSSSVVVTTHRLRQRLLEEGLTEAAIQDSEDIMRTELSHVLNNNHLHVLDTTEDIDLENPHIKSKSQNSRDDANSYRTTYDNNSGYACTDGRTCKPFNPLLGETYEALYPEKGIRFISEKVSHHPMILACHCEGRGWTIWGDSNLKSKFWGRSIHLDPVGVITLQFDDGDVFQWSKVTTAIYNLILGKLYCDHYGTMRIKGNRDYSCMLKFKEQSIIERNPHQVRGVVEDKEGKKVATVYGKWNESLQYEILENSSKGEVEGSNESSKSHLIWKKSEPSEYQTRYNLTKFAITLNEITPELKEKLPPTDSRLRPDQRCLENGEYEKANAEKLRLEQRQRQARKVQEKGWNPRWFAMDKNSHTYCYVGGYWEAREKGNWEACHDIFGQLPTNDTDTDIDK; via the exons ATGGAAACCTCAACGGCGTCGTTCCGATCCCTTGGCAGCTTCAGCAGCGACCGCATCGATTCGGCGCGGTTCTCCCGCAGCAACACGATAGCCGCCGATGAATACCGTTTGGGCGAGAtcattgaaaataataataattatgataATGGAATAACAATATCTGGAATGCTGTACAAATGGGTGAACTACGCTCAAGGGTGGAGGCCACGGTGGTTCATTCTCGAGGATGGTGTCTTGTCTTATTACAAGATGGAGACACATAACCTGCTTCTCACCCCCTNNNNNNNNNNNNNNNTCGTCGGCCAAGAGTCTCTCCGTCGCTTCCCCGCCGATATCCGTTGCACTTCCCGCCAATCCCAACCCCAACCGGAACAACCCCTTGGCCAGTTCCATCTCAGG GTGTGTACGGCACGAGAGAACAAATCAGATGGGAAGAGGTTTTGTGTGTACACGGGGACAAAGAAAAAGATCCATTTGAAGGCAGAAAACAAGGAGGACCGTGCAACCTGGCTCGAGGCCCTGCAGGTCGTCAAGAACAGCACCATTCATAATagtaatacttttttttctcctcGTTCTTCTTCGTCAGTGGTGGTTACCACCCACAGGTTGAGGCAGCGCCTCTTGGAGGAGGGTCTTACTGAGGCTGCTATCCAGGACAGTGAGGACATTATGAGAACTGAGCTATCACATGTTCTCAATAACAATCACTTGCATGTATTGGACACG ACAGAAGATATTGACTTGGAAAACCCACACATTAAAAGCAAAAGTCAGAACTCAAGGGATGATGCCAATTCCTATCGAACCACATATGACAATAACAGTG GGTATGCTTGCACTGATGGCAGGACTTGCAAACCATTCAATCCACTCTTGGGTGAGACATATGAGGCATTGTACCCAGAAAAAGGCATTCGCTTTATATCTGAGAAG GTCAGTCATCACCCAATGATATTAGCATGCCATTGTGAGGGAAGAGGATGGACAATTTGGGGTGACAGcaatttaaaaagtaaattttggGGTCGTTCAATTCATCTTGATCCTGTTGGTGTAATAACTTTGCAGTTTGATGATGGTGACGTCTTTCAGTGGAGCAAG GTAACAACAGCAATTTACAACCTCATATTAGGAAAACTCTATTGTGACCATTATGGTACAATGAGGATAAAGGGGAACCGCGATTATTCTTGTATGCTTAAATTCAAGGAGCAATCAATCATCGAGAGAAACCCGCACCAG GTACGAGGAGTAGTGGAAGATAAGGAAGGCAAAAAAGTGGCAACTGTGTATGGAAAATGGAATGAAAGCTTGCAGTATGAAATTTTAGAGAATTCTAGTAAAGGAGAAGTAGAAGGGTCTAATGAGTCATCAAAATCACATCTAATATGGAAGAAGAGTGAGCCTTCCGAGTACCAAACAAGATATAACCTTACCAAGTTTGCTATTACACTAAATGAAATCACACCTGAACTAAAG GAGAAGTTGCCACCAACCGATTCAAGATTAAGACCTGACCAAAGGTGTTTGGAGAACGGAGAGTATGAAAAGGCCAATGCTGAGAAGTTACGTTTGGAACAAAGACAACGGCAG GCAAGGAAGGTGCAAGAAAAGGGTTGGAATCCAAGGTGGTTTGCTATGGACAAAAATAGCCATACATACTGTTATGTTGGTGGATACTGGGAAGCTAGAGAAAAGGGCAACTGGGAAGCATGCCATGACATTTTTGGCCAACTACCTACTAATGATACTGATACTGATATTGATAAGTGA